A genomic segment from Psychrobacter arcticus 273-4 encodes:
- a CDS encoding MvaI/BcnI family restriction endonuclease, with product MTTTRTIKRLKQDASDLKKEKNVALNQALNLVAEKYGYESWQSLTKNATDGKVTITTSEAQEKTLNQQNKELLAEYGIDFSVLIITATGIKKSIMDAVGSLRHFLVEEGFHNYEDQKQGESYKVLKPCQLITSEKILNKKVSLYRPVTKKGDPRIWVYGLSSHVRADDELTFFIVDDLLYVLNLNSVDISDYKDLLFELKQSLDETAIELRDKLIEIAKQPLKSIMKGDTAIGMTIEHALGLTANSSKKPDYKGIELKSGRITKSKTRSNLFAQVPAWDKSVLKSSREIVDSYGYPDKDNGDQRLYCTVNVSNFNNQGLRLVVDLENDKVYEEHEIDGLIVVWEGQKLRERLLEKHHETFWISANVNIINGLEFYSLNGFTHTKNPMEHQLLPLIKQGVITLDHLIKRKNETGRTSEKGPFFKIKPQDLEMLFPEPVFYSLVKD from the coding sequence ATGACGACGACCCGTACAATTAAACGTTTAAAGCAAGATGCTAGTGATTTAAAAAAAGAAAAAAACGTAGCGCTAAATCAGGCACTTAATTTAGTAGCCGAAAAATATGGGTATGAGAGTTGGCAGAGTTTAACTAAAAATGCTACAGACGGTAAAGTAACCATAACTACTTCAGAGGCTCAAGAAAAAACTTTAAATCAGCAAAATAAAGAGTTATTAGCAGAGTATGGTATTGATTTTTCAGTACTAATAATAACTGCTACCGGCATCAAAAAATCAATTATGGATGCTGTAGGTAGTCTAAGACACTTCTTGGTTGAAGAGGGTTTCCATAACTATGAGGATCAAAAACAAGGTGAAAGCTATAAAGTTCTTAAGCCTTGTCAGTTAATTACGTCCGAGAAGATACTTAATAAAAAAGTTAGCTTGTATAGACCAGTTACTAAAAAAGGTGACCCTCGTATTTGGGTGTATGGTCTAAGCTCTCATGTCCGAGCTGATGATGAGTTAACATTTTTTATCGTAGACGATTTACTTTATGTGCTAAATCTTAATTCAGTAGATATATCAGATTACAAAGACCTGCTTTTTGAGCTGAAACAATCATTAGATGAAACAGCTATAGAGCTTCGAGATAAATTAATTGAGATTGCTAAACAACCTTTAAAATCTATTATGAAGGGAGATACAGCAATAGGCATGACTATCGAGCATGCACTTGGACTGACTGCAAATTCTTCAAAAAAACCTGATTACAAAGGTATAGAGTTGAAGTCAGGAAGAATCACTAAATCTAAAACTCGTAGTAACCTATTTGCACAAGTTCCCGCATGGGATAAAAGCGTTCTTAAAAGCTCAAGGGAGATTGTAGATTCATATGGTTATCCAGACAAAGACAATGGCGACCAAAGACTATATTGTACAGTCAATGTTTCGAATTTCAATAACCAAGGATTACGCCTTGTAGTAGACTTAGAGAACGATAAAGTGTACGAAGAACACGAAATTGATGGATTAATTGTTGTATGGGAAGGTCAAAAGCTAAGAGAGCGATTACTAGAAAAACATCATGAGACATTTTGGATTAGTGCAAACGTTAATATTATCAATGGATTAGAGTTTTATTCTTTAAATGGTTTTACTCACACCAAAAATCCTATGGAACATCAGTTGTTACCTCTAATAAAACAAGGGGTAATAACTTTGGATCATTTAATTAAAAGAAAGAACGAAACAGGTCGTACGAGTGAGAAGGGTCCATTTTTCAAAATTAAACCTCAAGACCTAGAAATGCTTTTTCCAGAGCCTGTATTTTACTCTCTAGTTAAAGATTGA
- the metH gene encoding methionine synthase translates to MTPTARSQTDISPTKIIDDSNPNANPNDFILTPPTVFPYKDQQLTARTRITEQMAARILMLDGAMGTHIQNYKLEEADYRGERFANISQDVRGNNDLLVLTQPHMIKEIHLAHLESGADIIETNSFNGTRLSMADYDMQYLVPELNKTAAKIAREAADEYTAKNPDKPRFVAGVIGPTSRTCSLSPDVNDPAFRNITFDELVLNYREATLALMEGGVDIILIETIFDTLNAKAAIFAVTGVFDDIGFELPIMISGTITDASGRTLSGQTAEAFYNSIRHAKPLSVGFNCALGADALRPHIQTLSNIANTYVSAHPNAGLPNEFGEYDETADETAALLEGFAKAGILNIVGGCCGTTPEHIRQIANMVAKYPPRVIPEIAPACRLSGLEPFTINSDSLFVNVGERTNVTGSKKFLRLIKTEAYTEALDVARDQVEGGAQIVDINMDEGMLDSKQAMIHFVNLVSGEPDISRVPLMLDSSKWDIIEEGLKRTQGKCIVNSISLKEGHAEFVERAKLCMRYGAAIIVMAFDEDGQADTFERKTQICKRSYDVLVDEVGFPSEDIIFDPNIFAVATGITEHNNYGADFINATKWITDNLPNAMVSGGVSNVSFSFRGNPIREAINSVFLYHAIQNGLTMGIVNPAMLELYDDIPKEARDAIEDVMLNRNQGETGQDATERLMTIAENYQDGGKKKESTVDMTWREGTVEERIAHALVKGITTFIEADTKEAWEKYPRPLEVIEGPLMDGMNIVGDLFGAGKMFLPQVVKSARVMKQSVAWLNPYIEAEKVEGEKKGKILMATVKGDVHDIGKNIVGVVLGCNGYDIVDLGVMVPCEKILDTAIAEEVDIIGLSGLITPSLDEMVYVAKQMQERGMTLPLMIGGATTSKAHTAVKIEPQYQNDAVIYVSDASRSVGVVTKLLSKEHRQGLIDETREEYIKVRERLAKRQPKAAKISYAESIEIGFQYDWDNYVPPTPNKLGQVIFDDYPITNLLPYIDWTPFFISWGLAGKYPKILQDDVVGEAARDLFGNAEDMLQKMIDEKLIVAKGVFKLMPACRTGADTVTVYDKAPTEGGTAEYQFEHLRQQSDKASGKPNFSLADFISPSDMHTDYLGGFTVSIVGTEALAEKYKAAGDDYNAIMVQALSDRLAEAFAEHLHELIRKEYWGYQPTESLTNEDMIKEKYVGIRPAPGYPACPEHTEKGKLFEWLGTGDAIGTILTESYAMWPASSVSGFYYSHPDSVYFNVGKISTDQLESYAERKGWDMKTAEKWLNPNL, encoded by the coding sequence ATGACTCCAACAGCCCGTTCTCAAACTGATATTTCTCCAACCAAAATAATAGATGATAGCAATCCAAATGCCAATCCGAATGATTTTATATTGACGCCGCCCACTGTCTTTCCTTATAAAGATCAGCAGCTAACTGCGCGCACACGCATCACAGAACAAATGGCAGCACGGATTTTGATGCTAGATGGTGCAATGGGCACGCATATTCAGAATTATAAGTTAGAAGAAGCGGACTATCGCGGCGAGCGCTTTGCTAATATCAGTCAAGATGTGCGCGGCAATAACGATTTATTGGTGCTGACGCAGCCACATATGATTAAAGAGATTCATCTAGCACATTTGGAATCTGGCGCTGATATTATCGAGACCAATAGTTTTAACGGTACGCGGCTATCGATGGCAGACTATGATATGCAGTACCTCGTGCCCGAGCTGAATAAAACGGCTGCCAAGATTGCCCGCGAAGCCGCTGACGAATACACTGCGAAGAATCCAGATAAGCCGCGTTTCGTCGCTGGTGTGATTGGACCCACATCACGTACTTGTTCGCTATCGCCTGACGTTAATGATCCGGCATTTCGTAACATTACCTTTGATGAATTGGTGCTGAACTATCGCGAAGCAACCTTGGCACTAATGGAAGGCGGCGTTGATATCATCCTGATCGAGACTATTTTTGATACGCTCAATGCCAAAGCGGCGATTTTTGCCGTAACAGGCGTCTTTGATGATATTGGCTTTGAACTGCCAATTATGATTTCAGGGACGATTACCGATGCGTCAGGTCGGACATTATCAGGGCAAACGGCTGAAGCCTTTTATAACTCGATTCGTCATGCCAAACCGCTATCGGTGGGCTTTAACTGTGCGCTGGGTGCGGATGCGCTACGTCCACATATCCAAACGCTATCAAATATTGCCAATACTTATGTCTCTGCGCATCCAAATGCCGGTCTGCCCAATGAGTTTGGTGAATATGATGAAACTGCTGATGAAACTGCAGCGCTGTTAGAAGGCTTTGCCAAAGCAGGTATCTTAAATATCGTCGGTGGCTGTTGTGGTACGACGCCTGAGCATATTCGCCAAATCGCTAATATGGTGGCAAAGTACCCACCGCGTGTTATCCCTGAGATTGCACCTGCCTGCCGCCTGTCAGGTCTTGAGCCTTTTACTATCAATTCTGATAGTTTGTTCGTCAACGTTGGTGAGCGTACCAACGTCACCGGTTCAAAAAAATTCTTGCGCTTAATCAAAACCGAGGCCTATACCGAAGCGCTCGACGTTGCCCGTGACCAAGTCGAAGGCGGTGCGCAAATCGTCGATATTAATATGGATGAGGGCATGCTTGACTCCAAGCAGGCGATGATTCACTTCGTCAACTTGGTCTCCGGTGAGCCGGACATCAGCCGTGTGCCGTTGATGCTGGATTCATCAAAATGGGACATTATCGAAGAAGGTCTTAAGCGTACTCAAGGTAAATGTATCGTCAACTCTATCTCGTTAAAAGAAGGTCACGCTGAGTTCGTCGAGCGCGCCAAGCTCTGTATGCGCTATGGTGCAGCCATTATCGTCATGGCATTTGATGAAGATGGTCAGGCGGATACCTTTGAGCGCAAAACTCAAATTTGTAAACGCAGCTACGATGTATTGGTCGATGAAGTGGGCTTCCCCTCTGAAGATATTATCTTTGACCCCAATATTTTTGCGGTCGCAACCGGTATTACCGAGCACAACAATTACGGCGCAGACTTTATCAACGCCACCAAATGGATTACGGATAACCTACCTAATGCGATGGTATCGGGCGGCGTATCTAACGTATCGTTTAGTTTCCGTGGTAACCCAATTCGTGAAGCCATCAACTCTGTATTCCTTTACCATGCGATTCAAAATGGCTTAACGATGGGTATCGTTAACCCTGCCATGCTTGAGTTATATGACGATATTCCTAAAGAAGCTCGTGATGCCATTGAAGATGTAATGCTCAACCGCAACCAAGGCGAGACGGGACAAGATGCCACCGAACGGCTAATGACCATCGCTGAAAATTATCAGGATGGCGGTAAGAAAAAAGAAAGCACCGTCGATATGACATGGCGTGAAGGCACGGTCGAAGAACGGATTGCTCATGCGTTGGTAAAAGGTATCACCACCTTTATCGAAGCGGATACCAAAGAAGCGTGGGAGAAATATCCCCGTCCGCTTGAGGTCATCGAAGGTCCGCTCATGGACGGTATGAATATCGTTGGCGATTTATTTGGTGCCGGTAAGATGTTCTTACCGCAGGTAGTAAAATCTGCTCGCGTCATGAAGCAGTCGGTCGCTTGGCTAAATCCGTATATCGAAGCTGAAAAAGTTGAGGGTGAAAAGAAAGGTAAAATCCTCATGGCAACGGTCAAAGGTGACGTCCATGATATCGGTAAAAATATCGTCGGCGTGGTACTCGGCTGTAATGGCTATGATATTGTGGATTTAGGCGTCATGGTACCGTGTGAAAAAATCCTCGATACCGCCATTGCTGAAGAAGTCGATATCATCGGACTCTCAGGTCTTATTACGCCAAGCCTTGATGAGATGGTCTATGTCGCCAAACAAATGCAAGAGCGCGGCATGACCTTACCCTTGATGATTGGCGGGGCAACGACCTCTAAGGCGCATACGGCGGTCAAAATCGAACCACAGTATCAAAACGATGCCGTCATTTATGTATCAGATGCTTCGCGCTCAGTCGGCGTAGTCACTAAGCTACTATCAAAAGAGCACCGTCAAGGCTTAATCGATGAAACCCGCGAAGAATATATCAAGGTGCGCGAGCGCCTTGCTAAGCGTCAACCAAAAGCGGCTAAAATATCTTATGCTGAATCCATCGAGATTGGCTTTCAGTATGATTGGGACAACTATGTGCCACCGACGCCCAATAAATTAGGGCAAGTGATATTTGACGACTATCCCATCACTAACTTACTGCCTTATATCGATTGGACGCCCTTCTTTATTTCATGGGGTCTAGCGGGTAAATATCCGAAAATCTTGCAAGATGATGTGGTTGGTGAGGCAGCACGTGATTTGTTTGGCAATGCAGAAGACATGCTGCAAAAGATGATTGATGAGAAATTAATCGTCGCTAAAGGCGTATTTAAACTCATGCCAGCCTGTCGTACGGGCGCGGATACCGTCACCGTCTATGACAAAGCACCGACTGAGGGCGGCACAGCAGAATATCAATTTGAGCATCTGCGCCAACAAAGCGACAAAGCCAGCGGTAAGCCAAACTTTAGCTTGGCAGATTTTATCTCACCATCGGACATGCATACTGATTATCTGGGTGGCTTTACCGTTTCGATAGTCGGTACAGAGGCGCTGGCTGAGAAGTATAAAGCGGCTGGTGACGACTATAATGCCATTATGGTACAAGCATTATCTGACCGCTTAGCCGAAGCCTTTGCCGAGCATCTGCATGAGCTGATTCGTAAAGAATATTGGGGTTATCAGCCGACTGAGTCGCTCACCAATGAGGATATGATTAAAGAAAAATACGTCGGTATCCGCCCTGCTCCCGGTTATCCGGCCTGCCCTGAGCATACCGAAAAAGGTAAATTGTTCGAATGGCTTGGTACGGGCGATGCGATTGGTACGATATTAACCGAAAGCTATGCGATGTGGCCTGCGTCATCAGTCAGCGGATTTTATTACTCGCATCCTGACAGTGTCTACTTTAATGTCGGTAAAATCAGCACCGATCAGTTAGAGAGCTATGCTGAGCGTAAAGGTTGGGATATGAAGACTGCTGAGAAGTGGTTGAATCCGAATTTGTAG
- a CDS encoding fasciclin domain-containing protein produces the protein MKIIKIAAIGTLAVSLAGLSACNNMMPAKSASMKAPMHSQSMHSPSMHSQSMAKMNVVQIAQSNPDFSVLVEAVVAADLAGVLSNPNANYTILAPTNAAFMQALQETGMSKAQLFANKPLLTKILSYHVINAAAPIYAKDVRPGNVTMLSTDTLMVTAQGKLMDESGRTANLLKTDITASNGVIHVIDRVLMPR, from the coding sequence ATGAAAATAATCAAAATCGCTGCTATCGGTACTTTAGCTGTTTCACTTGCAGGTCTAAGTGCTTGTAATAATATGATGCCAGCCAAAAGCGCTTCTATGAAAGCGCCAATGCATAGCCAATCGATGCATAGTCCATCGATGCATAGCCAATCAATGGCAAAAATGAATGTAGTACAAATCGCTCAAAGCAATCCTGATTTCTCTGTACTCGTAGAAGCCGTCGTCGCCGCTGATTTAGCGGGTGTGCTCTCTAATCCTAATGCTAACTATACGATTCTTGCGCCAACCAATGCCGCATTTATGCAAGCGCTACAAGAAACGGGTATGAGTAAAGCACAGCTTTTTGCCAATAAACCACTATTGACCAAAATCTTAAGCTATCACGTGATCAATGCCGCAGCACCTATTTATGCCAAGGATGTCAGACCAGGCAATGTAACCATGCTAAGCACAGACACGCTTATGGTGACTGCCCAAGGCAAATTGATGGATGAAAGTGGACGTACGGCAAATCTCTTAAAAACCGACATTACTGCCAGTAATGGCGTGATACATGTGATTGATAGGGTTCTTATGCCTAGATAG
- a CDS encoding fasciclin domain-containing protein encodes MLKKNLLSIAVVAAAMSLAACNDKEVVTEPVEPEATTDVVVQPEVAAEPMVEADVAPEAAATQTIGEMAAGNEDLTILTAALQAAGLDSMLMAEDKYTVFAPTDDAFAGLLTKLNITKEELLADQATLKSVLPYHVVPMVVKAADIPYGTAIETANGQTITISDANVITDSNGNTANIVGTDMMATNGVVHVIDTVLLPK; translated from the coding sequence ATGTTAAAAAAGAATTTACTATCTATCGCCGTTGTGGCGGCAGCAATGTCATTAGCAGCTTGTAACGATAAAGAAGTGGTTACCGAGCCAGTTGAGCCAGAAGCAACCACTGATGTGGTCGTTCAGCCAGAAGTCGCTGCTGAACCAATGGTTGAAGCGGATGTTGCCCCTGAAGCAGCAGCTACGCAGACTATTGGTGAAATGGCAGCTGGCAATGAAGACTTAACCATCTTGACTGCTGCATTACAGGCAGCTGGACTTGACTCAATGCTGATGGCTGAAGACAAATACACGGTATTTGCACCTACTGATGATGCCTTTGCTGGCTTATTGACCAAGCTGAATATTACCAAAGAAGAGCTACTCGCTGATCAAGCGACGCTAAAAAGTGTGCTTCCATACCATGTCGTACCTATGGTCGTAAAAGCCGCGGATATTCCTTACGGTACTGCGATTGAAACTGCCAATGGTCAAACCATCACGATTAGTGATGCCAATGTTATTACGGATTCAAATGGTAATACCGCCAATATCGTTGGCACTGATATGATGGCAACTAATGGTGTGGTACATGTCATTGATACTGTTTTACTGCCTAAATAA